One window of the Nitrospiria bacterium genome contains the following:
- a CDS encoding GTP-binding protein — MSKAKFERTKPHINIGTIGHVDHGKTTLTSAITKVLAEKKMAEY, encoded by the coding sequence ATGTCGAAGGCGAAATTTGAGCGGACGAAGCCGCACATCAATATTGGGACGATCGGGCATGTGGATCACGGGAAGACGACGCTGACATCGGCGATCACGAAGGTATTGGCGGAGAAGAAGATGGCGGAGTAT